GAAGAATCGATTCTCAATTCTGTGGCAAAAACAAATCGTTTAATCGTGATCGATGAAGCGAACCCAAGATGCAGCGTCGCAACGGATATTGCCGCACTGGTGGCGGATAAGGGATTTGACACGCTCGATGCGCCAATTAAAAGGATTACGGCACCACATACACCTGTACCTTTTTCTCCACCGCTAGAAGATATTTACCTTCCAACATCAGAAAAAGTGATACAAGTCGTTTCAGAATTATTGGGGGAGCCTTCCATTCTTAGGGTGTAAATATGATGCATGCTCCAGCTTTTTCGCATAGAACTGCAAAAGTTGGAGCAACAAACCAATGGTGGACACAGAAACCAATCTGAAGGGAGAAAAAAGATATGGCGGTCGAAGTGGTAATGCCGAAATTAGGCATGGCAATGAAAGAAGGCACTGTTTCGTTGTGGAGTAAGGCTGTTGGGGATTCAGTAGAAAAAGGTGAAGCAATAGCCAGCATCAATTCAGAGAAAATCGAAATGGATATTGAATCTCCTGCTGAAGGTACGATTCTGAATATAGCTGTTCAAGAAGGACAAGGAGTACCTCCAGGAACCGTTATCTGTCATATCGGAAATCCGAATGAAGAAATAGTGATCGATGATCATGTTGCTGAACAGACTCAGTCGATAATTGCTGAACAAGAAAAGCCGAAAACAAAAGAGACACCCATTTTGCCAATGGGAGATCGTTTGATGATCACCCCGGTTGCACGAAAAATGGCACAGGCAGCGAATCTTGACATTGAGAAGATTCAAGGCACCGGGCCAGGTGGAAGAATCACTAAAGAAGATGTACAGAAAGTAATCGAAAAAAGGGATTCCATGTCGGTAAAAACAGAAGAAAGAATAGTTTCTCCCCAATCAACTGTAGAGAGTCGGCAGCAGATCCCTGTTACCGGTATGAGGAACATCATTGCAAAACGTATGAAAGAGAGCCTGCAAAGCAGTGCCCAATTAACTCTAACGATGAAAGTTGATGTCACTGATTTAGTCATTTTGCAAAAACAGGCTACTGAAACGCTACAAAAACAAGAATCAACTAAATTGACGATAACGGACTTTGTTGCCAAGGCTGTCGTGCTTTCACTTAAAGAGCATCCTAAAATGAATAGTGCTTATATTGAAGATAACATCATTTTGTATGAGCAAATCCATCTTGGAATTGCGGTGGCATTGGAAAAGGGGCTCGTTGTTCCCGTCATAAGAAATGCCGAAAATTGTACCCTAAGACAGTTATCGAAAAAGGGTAAGGAATTGGCCCGATGTGCACGTGACGGTCAATTGCCCATTGAAGACATGCAAGGGTCCACTTTTACCATCAGTAACCTTGGGGCATACGGCGTTGAGCATTTTACACCGATTCTCAATACACCGGAAACGGGGATTCTTGGAATTGGCTCTGCTTACGAAACCCCGCGTTATATTGGCGAAGAATTGGCGAAGAGAACGATCTTGCCACTCAGTTTAACGTTTGATCACCGTGTACTTGACGGGGCACCTGCTGCTGCCTTTTTACAAACACTTAAACGGTATTTAGAAGAGCCGATCACCGTGATTTTATAGAAAAGGAGGGAAAGCTCTTGAATCGTATAGCTATTATAGGCGGCGGTCCTGCAGGGTATGTAGCGGCAATCACTGCTGCCCAGCAGGATAAGGAAGTCATATTGGTAGTCGATGGGCCATTAGGGGGCACCTGTTTAAACGAAGGCTGTATGCCAACGAAGTCATTATTGAAAAGTGCTGATACGTATGACTTGGTGAAAAATGCCGGTCATATGGGAATTCGCCTGCCCTCCAATTTGATTGAAGTTGATTGGGATACCGTACAGGAACGAAAGAGAGATGTCATATCTAAACTAGTGAACGGCATTCGATATTTAATGAATAAGAATAAAATAAAAGTCATTCAGGGAAGGGCGTCTATCCTGACGGGCCATCGACTGCGAATCGAGAACGGAAATAAAAATAAAGAGATTGAAGCTAGTAAGATCATCATTTCAACTGGGTCCGAACCGATTCCTTTACCTTTTGCGCCGTTTGATGGTGAATGGATCATCCACAGTGGCCAGGCCATGTCACTTCCTGCCATTCCCGAGTCGCTGCTCATTGTCGGAGGCGGCGTCATCGGATGTGAATTTGCCAGTATTTATAGCAGGATGGGCACCAAGGTTACCGTTATCGAAATGGGGGCAAAGCTGCTTCCGGGGGAAGACGATGATATTACGAGCATCCTTCATGGAGAATTAAAAAAACAAGGCGTAACGGTCCAAACCTCCACATCTGTCAAAAACATCAATGCAACCAGTAAGACGGTATTTTTGGAGAAAAGCAATGGAGAATCGGAAGAACTTCATGCAGATTACGTACTCGTATCAATAGGGAGAATACCAAGAGTGAACGAAATGGGCTTAGAGGGAAATGATATTGATTTTTCCCGACTTGGCATCTCGGTGGATGATCGAATGCAAACAAGCAATCCATCGATTTATGCCTGTGGTGATGTGATAGGGGGCATACAACTTGCCCATGTTGCTTTTCATGAAGGGCGAGTTGCGGCTCTGAATGCCTGTGGCCAATTTGCACAAGTGAATTACCGGGCAATCCCTCGCTGCATTTATACCTCCCCGGAGATTGCCAGTGTAGGCTTGACTGAAAAAGAAGCGCGTAAAAAATATGGGGAAATTAAAGTTGGTGAATTCGCTTTTTCCGCAAATGGGAAAGCGATCCTTTCCAATGAACCGGTAGGAAAGGTCAAAGTGCTAGTGAACCCACAATATAATGAAATTCTAGGTTTTACCATTGTTGGTCAACATGCGACAGAATTGATCGGTCAAGGTACGGTCATGCTGCATGCAGAAATAACGGCAGATATGATGGATGATTTTGTAGCGGCACATCCAACCTTGTCCGAATCCATTCATGAAGCTTTTTTGAACGTTGTAGGTCAAGCTGTGCATTCATAAAAACCAGAAGGGGGATTTTTATATGGCTAGCGGTCAACGGACGGCGGTAGTCACTGGTGCAGGACGCGGTATCGGACGTGCCATTGCATTAAGATTGGCTCAAGATGGATTGAATGTGGTCATTAATGATGTCAATCTGGATACGGCTGAATCGGTCGTGAATGAGATCAGGGAAATTGGGCGTGAAAGCTTTGCCGTTAAAGCGGATGTAAGCAATAGACGGGAAGTATTCGAAATGGTGAATCAAGTTGTAGAACGTTTTGGACAACTGGACGTTATGGTTTCAAATGCAGGTATTGCTCAAATAAAGCCTCTATTGGAGGTAACTCAAGAGGATCTGGAACAGATTTTCAATATAAATGTAAATGGTGTCCTCTTTTGCCTCCAAGCTGCTGCTGAACAAATGAAAAAGCAGGAAGGTGGGAAAATTATAAGTGCTGCCAGCATCGCCAGTTACAAAGGCTTTAGTTTACTAGGTACATACTCGGCCACAAAATTTGCCGTAAGAGGCATTACACAAGCGGCAGCTCAGGAATTGGCCCAGTTTGGCATTACGGTGAATGCATACTGTCCAGGAATTGTCGGGACGCAAATGTGGGATTTAATTGATGAAAAAATGGGTCAATATATGAATCTTGCTAAAGGGGAAACATTTAAAAAGTTTACAGATTCCATAACCTTAGGACGCTCCGAAACGCCAGAAGATGTTGCGAAATTCGTATCTTACCTTGCTTCACCGGATTCGGATTATATGACAGGGCAATCCATCATGATAGATGGCGGGGTTATATTTTCATAAAACTAACGCATTATATTGTTAGATGGAGAAGCATCGTGTGAATGATCACATGATGCTTTTTGTGTAAACTAAATCTATATATTGTAAGCGGATACATAATCTACTATAATTAAATGGACCTCGATTAACATCCTATTTTATACTCCATGGTATTTTTCCTCTAGATTGACTGGTCAAATGAAGGTTTAAACCAAATGATTAGAGGAGGATTTTATGCTATCCACTAGTTGTTATCTACGCACATGGGAACGCTTTGTAAGTGAAGGGGTTCTCGATTCAAATCGTCTGAACAAGCGAATAATGGAATCCTGGCATCGCTGCAAAAAAGAACAAGTCAACCCATACCTTAATAAAGGCAAACACATTTTGACGAATGAATTATTGGACATTCAAAGAGAAAAGAACTCCTTC
This sequence is a window from Brevibacillus sp. JNUCC-41. Protein-coding genes within it:
- a CDS encoding dihydrolipoamide acetyltransferase family protein — its product is MAVEVVMPKLGMAMKEGTVSLWSKAVGDSVEKGEAIASINSEKIEMDIESPAEGTILNIAVQEGQGVPPGTVICHIGNPNEEIVIDDHVAEQTQSIIAEQEKPKTKETPILPMGDRLMITPVARKMAQAANLDIEKIQGTGPGGRITKEDVQKVIEKRDSMSVKTEERIVSPQSTVESRQQIPVTGMRNIIAKRMKESLQSSAQLTLTMKVDVTDLVILQKQATETLQKQESTKLTITDFVAKAVVLSLKEHPKMNSAYIEDNIILYEQIHLGIAVALEKGLVVPVIRNAENCTLRQLSKKGKELARCARDGQLPIEDMQGSTFTISNLGAYGVEHFTPILNTPETGILGIGSAYETPRYIGEELAKRTILPLSLTFDHRVLDGAPAAAFLQTLKRYLEEPITVIL
- the lpdA gene encoding dihydrolipoyl dehydrogenase; protein product: MNRIAIIGGGPAGYVAAITAAQQDKEVILVVDGPLGGTCLNEGCMPTKSLLKSADTYDLVKNAGHMGIRLPSNLIEVDWDTVQERKRDVISKLVNGIRYLMNKNKIKVIQGRASILTGHRLRIENGNKNKEIEASKIIISTGSEPIPLPFAPFDGEWIIHSGQAMSLPAIPESLLIVGGGVIGCEFASIYSRMGTKVTVIEMGAKLLPGEDDDITSILHGELKKQGVTVQTSTSVKNINATSKTVFLEKSNGESEELHADYVLVSIGRIPRVNEMGLEGNDIDFSRLGISVDDRMQTSNPSIYACGDVIGGIQLAHVAFHEGRVAALNACGQFAQVNYRAIPRCIYTSPEIASVGLTEKEARKKYGEIKVGEFAFSANGKAILSNEPVGKVKVLVNPQYNEILGFTIVGQHATELIGQGTVMLHAEITADMMDDFVAAHPTLSESIHEAFLNVVGQAVHS
- a CDS encoding acetoin reductase gives rise to the protein MASGQRTAVVTGAGRGIGRAIALRLAQDGLNVVINDVNLDTAESVVNEIREIGRESFAVKADVSNRREVFEMVNQVVERFGQLDVMVSNAGIAQIKPLLEVTQEDLEQIFNINVNGVLFCLQAAAEQMKKQEGGKIISAASIASYKGFSLLGTYSATKFAVRGITQAAAQELAQFGITVNAYCPGIVGTQMWDLIDEKMGQYMNLAKGETFKKFTDSITLGRSETPEDVAKFVSYLASPDSDYMTGQSIMIDGGVIFS